The sequence GCTGATGGCGCTGCCGCGCTACAAGGACACCGGCAGGCCCTTCGAAGCCTTCGTCTTCGCCATCGCCGGCCACAAGGTCGCCGACCTCCAGCGCGCCGCGATGCGCCACCCCGGGTCGACCGCCGTCCCCTCCGACGAGATGCCCGAGCGCCCCGACGACTCCCTCGGCCCGGAGGAGCGCGCCCTGCTCAGCAGCGATGCCGCCTGGGCCAAGAAGCTCCTCGCCAACCTTCCGGAGAGCCAGCGCGAGCTGCTGGTCCTGCGGGTCGCGGTCGGGCTGACCGCCGAGGAGACCGGCCGGATGCTCGGGATGTCCCCGGGCGCGGTCCGGGTCGCCCAGCACCGCGCGCTCAGCCGGCTGCGGGCGCTGGCCGAGCAGTAGCCGCGCCCCCGCAGGGTGTTCCGTAGAAAGCTACAGAACGCCCAACTGATCTTGATCGTGGAATGAGACACCCGTGGAGCCCGTTAGCATGGACATCCGCACCGATCAAGACCATTTGGGGAAGGTGTCATGACTGCAAACGTCGACGGAGTGCCTGAGAAGTTCGCGACGCTCGGGCTGACATACGACGACGTGCTGCTGCTGCCGGGCGCGTCAGAGGTCCTGCCCAACGCGGTCGACACCTCGTCCCTCATCTCGCGCAACGTACGGGTGAACATCCCCCTGCTCTCGGCCGCCATGGACAAGGTGACCGAGTCCCGGATGGCCATCGCGATGGCCCGTCAGGGCGGCGTCGGCGTGCTGCACCGCAACCTCTCGATCGAGGACCAGGTCAACCAGGTCGACCTGGTCAAACGGTCCGAGTCCGGGATGGTCACCGACCCGATCACCGTGCACCCCGACGCCACCCTCGGCGAGGCGGACGCGCTCTGCGCGAAGTTCCGCATCAGCGGCGTGCCGGTCACCGACGCCGCGGGCAAGCTCCTGGGCATCGTGACCAACCGCGACATGGCCTTCGAGTCGGACCGCTCGCGCCAGGTGCGCGAGGTCATGACGCCGATGCCGCTCGTCACCGGCAAGGTCGGCATCTCCGGCGTGGAGGCCATGGAGCTGCTGCGCCGCCACAAGATCGAGAAGCTGCCGCTGGTCGACGACGCGGGCATCCTCAAGGGCCTCATCACGGTCAAGGACTTCAAGAAGGCCGAGCAGTACCCGAACGCGGCCAAGGACGCCGAAGGCCGGCTGCTGGTCGGCGCGGCCGTCGGCGCCAGCCCCGAGGCGCTGGACCGCGCCCAAGCGCTCGCCTCCGCCGGGGTCGACTTCCTGATCGTCGACACCTCGCACGGCCACAACAGCAACGCCCTCGACTGGATGGCGAAGATCAAGTCGAGTGTCCCCATCGACGTCATCGGGGGCAACGTCGCCACCCGCGACGGCGCCCAGGCGCTCATCGACGCCGGTGTCGACGGCGTGAAGGTCGGCGTCGGCCCCGGCTCCATCTGTACGACCCGTGTGGTCGCCGGTATCGGCGTCCCGCAGGTCACCGCGATCTACGAGGCCGCGCTCGCCGCCCGTGCCGCGGGCGTCCCGGTCATCGGCGACGGCGGCCTCCAGTACAGCGGCGACATCGGCAAGGCGCTCGCCGCCGGTGCCGACAGCGTCATGCTGGGCAGCCTCCTCGCGGGCTGCGAGGAGTCCCCGGGCGAGCTGATGTTCATCAACGGCAAGCAGTTCAAGTCGTACCGCGGCATGGGCTCGCTGGGCGCCATGCAGTCGCGCGGCCAGGGCCGTTCGTACTCCAAGGACCGCTACTTCCAGGCCGAGGTCTCCTCCGACGACAAGCTCGTCCCCGAGGGCATCGAGGGCCAGGTGCCCTACCGCGGCCCGCTGGCCAACGTCCTCCACCAGCTCGTCGGCGGCCTGCGCCAGACCATGGGCTACGTCGGCGCCGAGTCCGTCGACCAGATGGAGAGCAAGGGCCGCTTCGTACGGATCACCTCGGCGGGTCTCAAGGAGAGCCACCCGCACGACATCCAGATGACGGTGGAAGCACCGAACTACAGCCGGAAGTAACACAGCGGCGCGCGGCTGAGGGGCGGACCGGAGTTCCCGGTACCGCCCCTCAGGTGCGTGTCGGGGATACTGGTCAGCGCAGACGTAGAGGGAAAGGCCACACATCGTGACTGAGATCGAGATCGGGCGCGGCAAGCGCGGCCGCCGGGCTTACGCATTCGACGACATCGCTGTCGTACCGAGCCGCCGCACCCGGGACCCGAAGGAGGTCTCGATCGCCTGGCAGATCGACGCCTACCGTTTCGAGCTGCCGTTCCTGGCCGCTCCCATGGACTCCGTGGTCTCCCCGCAGCACGCCATCCGCATCGGTGAGCTCGGCGGCCTGGGCGTCCTCAACCTGGAAGGGCTCTGGACCCGGCACGCCGACCCGCAGCCGCTGCTGGACGAGATCGCCGAGATGCCGGTCGACTCCGCGACCCGCCGGCTCCAAGAGATCTACTCCGCCCCCATCCAGGAGGAGCTGATCGGGCAGCGCATCAAGGAGGTGCGCGACTCCGGTGTCGTCACCGCCGCCGCGCTCTCCCCGCAGCGCACCGCCCAGTTCTCCAAGGCCGTCGTCGACGCCGGGGTGGACATCTTCGTCATCCGCGGTACGACGGTCTCCGCCGAGCACGTCTCGGGCGCGGCCGAGCCGCTCAACCTGAAGCAGTTCATCTACGAGCTGGACGTCCCGGTCATCGTCGGCGGCTGCGCCACGTACACCGCGGCCCTGCACCTGATGCGCACCGGCGCGGCCGGTGTCCTCGTCGGCTTCGGCGGCGGCGCCGCGCACACCACGCGCAACGTCTTCGGCATCCAGGTCCCGATGGCCACCGCCGTCGCGGACGTGGCCGGCGCCCGCCGCGACTACATGGACGAGTCCGGCGGCCGGTACGTGCACGTC is a genomic window of Streptomyces sp. SID8374 containing:
- the guaB gene encoding IMP dehydrogenase, which codes for MTANVDGVPEKFATLGLTYDDVLLLPGASEVLPNAVDTSSLISRNVRVNIPLLSAAMDKVTESRMAIAMARQGGVGVLHRNLSIEDQVNQVDLVKRSESGMVTDPITVHPDATLGEADALCAKFRISGVPVTDAAGKLLGIVTNRDMAFESDRSRQVREVMTPMPLVTGKVGISGVEAMELLRRHKIEKLPLVDDAGILKGLITVKDFKKAEQYPNAAKDAEGRLLVGAAVGASPEALDRAQALASAGVDFLIVDTSHGHNSNALDWMAKIKSSVPIDVIGGNVATRDGAQALIDAGVDGVKVGVGPGSICTTRVVAGIGVPQVTAIYEAALAARAAGVPVIGDGGLQYSGDIGKALAAGADSVMLGSLLAGCEESPGELMFINGKQFKSYRGMGSLGAMQSRGQGRSYSKDRYFQAEVSSDDKLVPEGIEGQVPYRGPLANVLHQLVGGLRQTMGYVGAESVDQMESKGRFVRITSAGLKESHPHDIQMTVEAPNYSRK
- a CDS encoding GuaB3 family IMP dehydrogenase-related protein, translated to MTEIEIGRGKRGRRAYAFDDIAVVPSRRTRDPKEVSIAWQIDAYRFELPFLAAPMDSVVSPQHAIRIGELGGLGVLNLEGLWTRHADPQPLLDEIAEMPVDSATRRLQEIYSAPIQEELIGQRIKEVRDSGVVTAAALSPQRTAQFSKAVVDAGVDIFVIRGTTVSAEHVSGAAEPLNLKQFIYELDVPVIVGGCATYTAALHLMRTGAAGVLVGFGGGAAHTTRNVFGIQVPMATAVADVAGARRDYMDESGGRYVHVIADGGVGWSGDLPKAIACGADAVMMGSPLARATDAPGRGRHWGMEAVHEDVPRGKLVDLGSVGTTEEVLTGPSHTPDGSMNIFGALRRAMATTGYSDLKEFQRVEVTVADSQHRR
- a CDS encoding sigma-70 family RNA polymerase sigma factor — protein: MREDETTVIGALVHRAVDGDAQATHDLLAHVHPLALRYCRARLNRLPGDARHFVEDLAQEVCVAVLMALPRYKDTGRPFEAFVFAIAGHKVADLQRAAMRHPGSTAVPSDEMPERPDDSLGPEERALLSSDAAWAKKLLANLPESQRELLVLRVAVGLTAEETGRMLGMSPGAVRVAQHRALSRLRALAEQ